Genomic window (Syngnathus typhle isolate RoL2023-S1 ecotype Sweden linkage group LG19, RoL_Styp_1.0, whole genome shotgun sequence):
CCCGCCCGCCTCACTTCCACCCACTTGCAAAGTTGCTCGGGGCGGGGAAAGCTTTCTCACAACCTCCATTCTGGTGACATTTTGCAGTGGCTTTACCTGCTAAATGACTAACTTGGTTGCACTTGGTCCAGACGCCCCCCCCAACCGCTGCAGCTTGTGTGTCATGCGTGTGCCTCTCACATGCAGTTCCATCCACAGCTTCCTCATCCAGGTTGTTGCCGCCTTAACCCTCTCTTGACATCCCGCTTGGTTGCTCAAGATGACTCAATACTAAGTCGGACTTGATGCCGCATAAGCACTTTGGCGGGGGCTCTGGTGGGAATGGCGCTGTGTTCTGGCTGCTTGACTGCATGCCATAAGTCACGCTGCTgcatttgggtgggggggggggtctgtgtaCCGTGGGGAGGGGCTGAGTCGCATCGAGCAGCTGGGCGTCTCCTTTGGCCCGTGTTCAATCCATCCCTCATTGACGGTCGGAGGCGATCTCGCTGAGCGTCAGAGTGAGCCATGTTGACCATGGCATCTTATTGGATTGAATTGACATGGATGTCAGTATCGGTTTGATTTGAACGGACCTTTcgacaaagtgaaaaaaatcaaaagggagTGGGTGTCCGGATCCAATTGGGCTTAATTACATCTGCTGACGCAAGCTTTAGTTCTGCGCTTGTTTGTGTGCAACATTCTGTCTGCAGCTTTTGATATACCGTGTCAacgttttcttcttttcatcagCAGCCTTTTCCACAGCTTGACACAACAcagtgcttgcttgcttgcacgGCCCGGCACGGCACGGCCCGGCACGGCCCGGCCCGGCACTCACTTAAGTTTTAGTCAGGCAGCTTTCACCTTCAACAATGTATTTACATCATAAAATCCCTCAAGTTGAGAAATAACATGCAGGCTATTCAAGCATTCTATTAGATGTGTGATCCGAGGTCAGCAGGAATCAGAACTCTGCTTCATCACTTGTTGCTTGTATGCAGTTTCAACATTTGGAGTTTCACTCAGGGAGTTGAAAGTGAAAGTTGGGCTCAGTTGGGCCATTCTGCTTTATGTCCAACGGCCTCATCATAAATTGTTGTTGACCTTTGAAGATATTTTGGCATTCATCAGGCTTACTGTGGGATTTGTCCGCTGCTCCCTCCCGCAGGTCCATTTCCCCGACGTGGAGAGAGTGGAGTGGCTAAACAAGGTAAAAGAAGCGTCTGTCGGCATGATTGGCTCGACCAAAGTGCCGCCGTACGGTACATTCCAAAGGCCTCAGCATGCTCCAACTTTCATTTCTTGCACGTAGCAAAGACGGGCGGACACGGTGCCGGCCTTTTAAAATGCTCAGCGTTGCTCTTGGTATTGTCAGACGGTGAAGCAGATGTGGCCCTACATCTGCAAGTATGTGGAGAAGCTGTTCCGAGACACGCTGGAGCCGGCCGTTAAGGAGTCCAACGGCCACCTCAGCACCTTTCGCTTCAGCAGGATCGACATGGGAGACAAAGTGAGCTTCCTTAATAAAAAACTCTGCTCTCACTAAGATAGCTTTGCGTGCATGAAGTGCTGCAAAGTTGCCCAAATGCAAAAATGAAAGTTTCGCccaaccacccccccccccctagcctCCGAGGGTCAACGGCGTGAAGGTTTATTCGGAGAACGTGGACCGACGGCAGATCGTCATGGATCTCCAAATCAGGTAGCATCAAAAGAGGGCCAGTTAAGCTAACGAGGCCCGACGACAGACAACTCGGCGCTCGTCATGAACAGACGGCTCGTTGTTTGCTAGCTTTGTAGGTAACACAGAGATCGACGTGGACATCAAGCGCTACCACTGCAAAGCGGGAATCAGAAGCATTCAGGTCAGTTTTGGCCCACATGCCGTCTTCACTCGAGCAAAGTGTTTTGTGGCTCACGCGTGACCTTCACGCGAGTTCTATTGCGTCCTTTCCACTCGGGATgtaaggagggagggagggagggactgggagggaaggaaggaaggccatTTCATTTGTGTGAGCGTGTTAACTAACGCGTTCCTGTGGTAATCCCTCAGATTCACGGCGTGTTGCGTGTGCTGATGGAGCCGTTGCTGGGCGACGTGCCTCTGGTCGGAGCGCTTTCTCTCTTCTTCCTCAAGAAGCCTGTAAGTTTAGTCCATTATTGGATGCAGGTTGAAAAAGTGCTTGGCACATTCTGTAAGAATAAGAAGTGAAAGCAAGTCAATATTTAGTCACGTTTTGCTTGAACTCCAAGTCTTTGCCACTGTCTGCATACCATCGTCGGACAGCGTAGGTGGAGCGTCTGGCTGCCATATGATTGGAGGCCATAAAATATGGTTTCTGCCAAGCTCATTGCTTTTTCTGTGCTGCCCCACGTGGTGGTTTCATCTCCCTCGCCGGTTCTAAGAATCCACACTTTGGAGCCACTTATAGCAAATGGGAGCAAAGCTTTTAGCGGGTGGCCCGCCCATGTGCCAAGAATGCGTAATAGCAATGCGGCGGATGCTTCTCCGAGTGTGTGTCCATTGTTCCTCTTGTCTGATTGCGTTTTCGTCTTTGAAACGGCTGCGTACGGCCCATGAAGCTTTTGCACCCACAATGGCTCATAAACAGCAGCCAAAGAAGATGGCGGGCGCCACTATTGTAAAGTCCCTGGGGCGCGTTTCATCCGGTACGTGATGATGCCTTGAGAGGTGTCTTTTGGGAATCCCGCTCTCTGCTGGTGTCCCATTCATATTAAATGCGTGCGTGCAGTCACTGTGTATCCCCACAAGACGTGTCGTTGCGCTCGCTCTTCATTATTCTGTCGATCCAGCAGGCTGTGAATGGATAACAATGAacgggctctctctctctctctgttttgttttgtttgttcatgGCAGCTTGTCGACATCAACTGGACGGGCCTCACTAACGTGCTGGACATTCCCGGGCTCACGTAAGTGGATGTGCTCCTTTTTCAAAGCCCTTTGGAGGTTTAAGGGGAAGTCAATGGATGTCAATTAATCATTTCTCCCAAAGAACCTTATTACACCGAACGAATATTGAGGCCGTATTTCCCATTCCCCCAACGAGAGTTCTTAAATCTGCTGTAAAAAGGCTGTTCAAAAGTTTGCCTCCCATAAAGCTGAAGATGGATTCTTCTCCCCTCCTGTTTTCATTTCTACAAGTCCTGggtacttttgccacctctgaGTACAGCAGACATGTTTTTGCTGCCCTTTTCTGGTGTCCTTTGTGGAGGTGAAAAAGATCAACGGCGCTTGTGCAATACaatactcgtgtgtgtgtgtgtgtgtgtgcgtgtgtgtgtgtgtgtgtgtgtgtgtgtgtgtgtgtgtgtgtgtgtgtgtggttgtggcaCGAAAGGAGGTGTGGGCTGGTGAAGGAGAGGTCGCGGTGGTGAAATTAGACTGACAGGATCAACTGGCTGCTCACTGGCTGTTATTATGCAACACGTTCATCCTGTAACAGTGTGTGAGGCCCAAAACAATCGAGTGAATATAATATACGTATTATTATAAATATAGCATTAATCACCAAATATCGAGAGAATTTCAAAAATCTAAATTCTCTGCTGCAGCCTCTGCCAAGAGAATTTCTtgctgttgctaggcagaatttgcGAAAAAGCTGGCCTTACCTCGGCATCAGACAGTAGTCGTAATTCAATGATATTGCCACCTTTTGCCACTGAACCGTGAGTAAAGTGTGGACATTTTGCTGCGTTCGCATTTCAACCTTTGCTTATTTCGACATGGTTATAGGATTTGTGGATGAGGCCCCCCCCCGccgctttgtttgttttccaacgCTTAAGAGAAGAAGAAGCTACGAGATTTCTCCATCAAATTGAAATTGCAATGTCACTAAATGGAACAAATGGCAAATTGGCCAGTCAGCCAaagtttgtttgtctttgtctccGCTTCTTGAAAAAGATACACACTATCGATTGGGTGCGCCCTTAATTGGTCCGGGCTAGAGCCAAAATGAGATTGGCTTGCCGTCTTTTACTCGTCCGGTTGCTAAGTAAATAAGGCACgggctttttgtttgctttcctCGCAGCGGACTTTCCGACAGTCTGATTCAAGATATCATCTCGTCCTATGTGGTCTCGCCCAACCGGATTACAATCCCGCTGGTTGGAGACGTGGAACTGGCCCAGCTTCGCTTCCCCATGCCCAAGGTACGTAGGCCTTTGCGCTTGTGTTTCTCGCAACTTGCGTGAAGTCCGACTCGGCACCCGGCGCGGCCATTCCATTTTCCCACGCAGCGGCAAGGCCATGGGTCAAGGTGCGGCCCCCGTCAGCGCCGCAACAAGTCGGCGACGGACGGCCTCCGTTGCTTTTATGTTTGGGCGATGAGCTCGTCTGAAATGCTTTCAGGGAGTGCTTCGGATTCACTTCTTGGAAGCTCAGGATCTGGAAGGCAAGGATAAATTCCTGGGCGGGCTCATCAAGGGCAAGTCGGACCCTTACGGCATCCTGCAGATCGCCAATCAACTCTTCCAGAGCAAGACCGTCAAGGAGAGCCTTCACCCCAAATGGAACGAAGTTTTCGAGGTGACAAAATGCACGGCCCTTTGCGGCGGGCGACGCTAAACCACCGTCGCCCTCGTCAGGCTTTGGTTTACGAGCAGTCGGGTCAGCACCTCGAGATCGAGTTGTTTGACGAGGATCCCGACAAAGACGATTTCCTGGGGAGGTGcgtcggaggggggggggggagatggtCATGGTTTACCACCTGACGCTTTGGTTGatctttttgattttttttatggtcGGCAGTCTGATGATCGACATGACGGAGCTGCACAAAGAACAGAAGGTGGACGAGGTGAGCGCTTTTAAAGGCTCCCTTTCTCCGCGTCAGCAAATGTGTGGAGTGAGCATTCAAGTAAAGCCAGTCGGCTTTGAGTAGACAAAAGGGAGTAATGAGACCGCTGAATCCACCTCCAGTCTGCACAATGAGGAAAAATGCCTTAGCTGAGCTGAGCCGAGCTGAGTTGGACTCACATTATTACATTTGTGAGCTGAGAATTGTTCGTTTGGACCACCGGAGCTAAATAGGTTAGGTTTAGCCCGGGTCGTTGGCCAGAGTAACTCAAACGTGCGTGCGCTCGGCAGTGGTTCGACCTGGAGGAGGCGCCGACCGGCAAGCTCCACTTGAAACTGGAGTGGCTCTCTCTGCTGTCCACGTCGGAGAAGTTGGAGCAGGTaccccgagccgagccgagtcgAGCCGAGCCGACTGGTCTGGGGTCGGTCGCCCGGCGTCTGACTCCTGCTTCGGGGCCACTCAGGTGCTGCGAAGCGTGCGAGCAGACAGGAGCCTGGCCAACGACGGCCTGTCGTCGGCGCTGCTGGTCGTCTATTTGGACTCGGCCAAGAACCTGCCGGTAAGAAAAGCGTACCACGAGCCTTAAGTTTGCCGGCTGTGTTCTTTGCTTTGCGTGACGACAGAACTCCACGTCGAGACCTTTCTTTACTATCAAGCTCCTCATCATACTTTAGCTTGGAGCCGAGCGACCCTTTCAAACGACCGctggtttcttttttcttcatcctcattgccccccccccccccccccccctccaagagCCTCTTCAGCGGCAGCTTAGGCTGCGGCAATTTAAGCGAGAGACGAGCGTCCGGCCTGGTGTTTTGCGACAGCGACAGCTCCGAGTATCGCACCGTGGGCGTGAGTGCTTTTCCTGGAGCATGGTGGTGTTTGGGCTGCGCTGCCCGGCACGGCCCGGCACGGCCCGGCACGGCCCGGTGACGACTAATGGCTTGCTTTGGAGTGAGCGCAAACAATGGCCATGATGCGCTTGAATTGAAACCAAACATACTTGGAAGAAGTGGTCGAACGCCGTGGGTTGAATTTCATCTTTCAAGACAGTTAAGAGCGAGTGGACAGCTTTGTTATTTATACTGGCTGTCAGCAAGACCATCTACTATTTCCAGAAagtcttccatccatccatccatccctcccccctcccaacCACAAAGTAATCTCCTCTTTTGCAACCTGCTAACTGTGGCTTGTGATGTTTCTATTTCCCCTCCTTTCAAACGTCCTCTTTGGCTTTCAAAGAGCAACCTGTCGGACTTCACCTGCGACGGGTTGAAGCAGGTCTTTAAAGCCTTGAAGGTAACGAGTAGTGCACGTGTGATGAATGCCATCTCGCATGCTCTCACGCTCTTCTTGCATGTTCCTTCCATCGAGTGCAGTAGGTACGTACGTTTTCATTTGCATTCAGATGAGGCGGAATATCAAATGCGCCAGGCTCGCCGCCGGCCATCTATTATTCATGGGAAACCTTGCATGAAAACACGCCACTGTCGTCTCGTATCGCACGTGTAATGTATTTACCAATGTCCGCAGATGGATCAatcgctgtctgtctgtctgtctgtctgtccgtccgtgaTTGTTTTCAGTCGGCCAAGAAGAGCAGCAGCGAGCCCAGCCCTTACGTGCAATTAACCGTCGGGCACAAGACACAAGAGAGTAAGGTGGGGCTCGCCTGCAGACCAGGTTATATGGATGCTGAACTTTGAATGGCGAATGGATGCGGGCGGCATGCCCGCCCGCAGGCGCCCGCTCGGCATGCCCGCCCGCAGGCGCcggccgagagagagagagccgtCACGTAGAAATGGCCAGTGTGAGGAAATTCTAGAGTTTGACTTGGATGATGCCACTGTTTCATATCTATATTTGGGTGTAGGAATTGTTTTTGTCCACTGAGGTTGGCAATACGATCCTATTTTGCCGAGTTTGTAAGGCGTATCGTCCTCCTTGTCTTCCCGTCTGTTGTCAAAGATTCGCTACAAGACCAAGGAGCCATTGTGGGAGgattccttctcatttctagtTCACAATCCCAGGAGACAGGAGCTGGAGGTCGAGGTAAAAAGCGCCATTTTGCCGCCGCACTCTATAGCTTTGCGCTCATCTCCCAACGATGTATCGGGCAGGTGAAAGACGAAAAGAGCAAATGCACCTTGGGCAATCTGAGCGTGCCGCTGAGCGGCCTCCTGGCCGAAGAGGACATGACGCTGACGCAGTGCTTCCCGCTCAACGACTCGGGTCCCAGCTCCAGCATCAG
Coding sequences:
- the esyt2b gene encoding extended synaptotagmin-2 isoform X2 gives rise to the protein MSRDSMTAVRGAHGGSTSSTTTTTSSNTTAEAAAAAAAAAAAAAAAPKENGYAAPKPAPPGARFHRPSAPAVDSPVTATGELTQTWVQFAKTFVLIFPIYALGYYEFSFSWMLIGLVVYFWWRRNAFEKRSRLSRALAFLERDERSLATALSTSDLPPWVHFPDVERVEWLNKTVKQMWPYICKYVEKLFRDTLEPAVKESNGHLSTFRFSRIDMGDKPPRVNGVKVYSENVDRRQIVMDLQISFVGNTEIDVDIKRYHCKAGIRSIQIHGVLRVLMEPLLGDVPLVGALSLFFLKKPLVDINWTGLTNVLDIPGLTGLSDSLIQDIISSYVVSPNRITIPLVGDVELAQLRFPMPKGVLRIHFLEAQDLEGKDKFLGGLIKGKSDPYGILQIANQLFQSKTVKESLHPKWNEVFEALVYEQSGQHLEIELFDEDPDKDDFLGSLMIDMTELHKEQKVDEWFDLEEAPTGKLHLKLEWLSLLSTSEKLEQVLRSVRADRSLANDGLSSALLVVYLDSAKNLPSNLSDFTCDGLKQVFKALKSAKKSSSEPSPYVQLTVGHKTQESKIRYKTKEPLWEDSFSFLVHNPRRQELEVEVKDEKSKCTLGNLSVPLSGLLAEEDMTLTQCFPLNDSGPSSSIRFKMALRILSLEKQVSSDQPSSVRVRKSSVPQAAAWTRASASSSPPPGSPCPAPPPAHASSATLHHGDGEPYGAVPPPPPPRSVSSLCVGISASRKHLAHSESTPSLASDVSLPFAALELRQRLGRLHNGSTSSRFLLGEVHLTIRHSVQRNKLIVVVHACRNLMAFSKDTSDPFIRLYLLPDKSRTGRRKTGTVKRSLNPVYDQTFEFSVSIVELHRRTLDVAVKNGGNILSKPKGLLGKVLVHLSGEDIAKGWTQWHELSEDGLPSQRNIEETFTS
- the esyt2b gene encoding extended synaptotagmin-2 isoform X4, whose translation is MSRDSMTAVRGAHGGSTSSTTTTTSSNTTAEAAAAAAAAAAAAAAAPKENGYAAPKPAPPGARFHRPSAPAVDSPVTATGELTQTWVQFAKTFVLIFPIYALGYYEFSFSWMLIGLVVYFWWRRNAFEKRSRLSRALAFLERDERSLATALSTSDLPPWVHFPDVERVEWLNKTVKQMWPYICKYVEKLFRDTLEPAVKESNGHLSTFRFSRIDMGDKPPRVNGVKVYSENVDRRQIVMDLQISFVGNTEIDVDIKRYHCKAGIRSIQIHGVLRVLMEPLLGDVPLVGALSLFFLKKPLVDINWTGLTNVLDIPGLTGLSDSLIQDIISSYVVSPNRITIPLVGDVELAQLRFPMPKGVLRIHFLEAQDLEGKDKFLGGLIKGKSDPYGILQIANQLFQSKTVKESLHPKWNEVFEALVYEQSGQHLEIELFDEDPDKDDFLGSLMIDMTELHKEQKVDEWFDLEEAPTGKLHLKLEWLSLLSTSEKLEQVLRSVRADRSLANDGLSSALLVVYLDSAKNLPSAKKSSSEPSPYVQLTVGHKTQESKIRYKTKEPLWEDSFSFLVHNPRRQELEVEVKDEKSKCTLGNLSVPLSGLLAEEDMTLTQCFPLNDSGPSSSIRFKMALRILSLEKQVSSDQPSSVRVRKSSVPQAAAWTRASASSSPPPGSPCPAPPPAHASSATLHHGDGEPYGAVPPPPPPRSVSSLCVGISASRKHLAHSESTPSLASDVSLPFAALELRQRLGRLHNGSTSSRFLLGEVHLTIRHSVQRNKLIVVVHACRNLMAFSKDTSDPFIRLYLLPDKSRTGRRKTGTVKRSLNPVYDQTFEFSVSIVELHRRTLDVAVKNGGNILSKPKGLLGKVLVHLSGEDIAKGWTQWHELSEDGLPSQRNIEETFTS
- the esyt2b gene encoding extended synaptotagmin-2 isoform X1 → MSRDSMTAVRGAHGGSTSSTTTTTSSNTTAEAAAAAAAAAAAAAAAPKENGYAAPKPAPPGARFHRPSAPAVDSPVTATGELTQTWVQFAKTFVLIFPIYALGYYEFSFSWMLIGLVVYFWWRRNAFEKRSRLSRALAFLERDERSLATALSTSDLPPWVHFPDVERVEWLNKTVKQMWPYICKYVEKLFRDTLEPAVKESNGHLSTFRFSRIDMGDKPPRVNGVKVYSENVDRRQIVMDLQISFVGNTEIDVDIKRYHCKAGIRSIQIHGVLRVLMEPLLGDVPLVGALSLFFLKKPLVDINWTGLTNVLDIPGLTGLSDSLIQDIISSYVVSPNRITIPLVGDVELAQLRFPMPKGVLRIHFLEAQDLEGKDKFLGGLIKGKSDPYGILQIANQLFQSKTVKESLHPKWNEVFEALVYEQSGQHLEIELFDEDPDKDDFLGSLMIDMTELHKEQKVDEWFDLEEAPTGKLHLKLEWLSLLSTSEKLEQVLRSVRADRSLANDGLSSALLVVYLDSAKNLPSLFSGSLGCGNLSERRASGLVFCDSDSSEYRTVGSAKKSSSEPSPYVQLTVGHKTQESKIRYKTKEPLWEDSFSFLVHNPRRQELEVEVKDEKSKCTLGNLSVPLSGLLAEEDMTLTQCFPLNDSGPSSSIRFKMALRILSLEKQVSSDQPSSVRVRKSSVPQAAAWTRASASSSPPPGSPCPAPPPAHASSATLHHGDGEPYGAVPPPPPPRSVSSLCVGISASRKHLAHSESTPSLASDVSLPFAALELRQRLGRLHNGSTSSRFLLGEVHLTIRHSVQRNKLIVVVHACRNLMAFSKDTSDPFIRLYLLPDKSRTGRRKTGTVKRSLNPVYDQTFEFSVSIVELHRRTLDVAVKNGGNILSKPKGLLGKVLVHLSGEDIAKGWTQWHELSEDGLPSQRNIEETFTS
- the esyt2b gene encoding extended synaptotagmin-2 isoform X3; amino-acid sequence: MSRDSMTAVRGAHGGSTSSTTTTTSSNTTAEAAAAAAAAAAAAAAAPKENGYAAPKPAPPGARFHRPSAPAVDSPVTATGELTQTWVQFAKTFVLIFPIYALGYYEFSFSWMLIGLVVYFWWRRNAFEKRSRLSRALAFLERDERSLATALSTSDLPPWVHFPDVERVEWLNKTVKQMWPYICKYVEKLFRDTLEPAVKESNGHLSTFRFSRIDMGDKPPRVNGVKVYSENVDRRQIVMDLQISFVGNTEIDVDIKRYHCKAGIRSIQLVDINWTGLTNVLDIPGLTGLSDSLIQDIISSYVVSPNRITIPLVGDVELAQLRFPMPKGVLRIHFLEAQDLEGKDKFLGGLIKGKSDPYGILQIANQLFQSKTVKESLHPKWNEVFEALVYEQSGQHLEIELFDEDPDKDDFLGSLMIDMTELHKEQKVDEWFDLEEAPTGKLHLKLEWLSLLSTSEKLEQVLRSVRADRSLANDGLSSALLVVYLDSAKNLPSLFSGSLGCGNLSERRASGLVFCDSDSSEYRTVGSAKKSSSEPSPYVQLTVGHKTQESKIRYKTKEPLWEDSFSFLVHNPRRQELEVEVKDEKSKCTLGNLSVPLSGLLAEEDMTLTQCFPLNDSGPSSSIRFKMALRILSLEKQVSSDQPSSVRVRKSSVPQAAAWTRASASSSPPPGSPCPAPPPAHASSATLHHGDGEPYGAVPPPPPPRSVSSLCVGISASRKHLAHSESTPSLASDVSLPFAALELRQRLGRLHNGSTSSRFLLGEVHLTIRHSVQRNKLIVVVHACRNLMAFSKDTSDPFIRLYLLPDKSRTGRRKTGTVKRSLNPVYDQTFEFSVSIVELHRRTLDVAVKNGGNILSKPKGLLGKVLVHLSGEDIAKGWTQWHELSEDGLPSQRNIEETFTS